Sequence from the Sphingomonas sp. SORGH_AS_0950 genome:
GATATTCGCCTGTTGTCCAAGACCGGCGGCAAGTCGGGTGACTGGCACGCCTGACCGGCCCGCCTGCGGGAACGCCAGCGCCGACGACGCGTCTTGTCGCCAACAGGAGTGACCGCCATTCTTCTACCCGTTGCCGAAGCCCAACAGCGCTTGCTCGCCCTCGCCCCCGACCGGCCCGTGATCGAGCTCGCCCTGCGCGACGCCGCCGGGCGCTGGGCCGCGCGGGACGTGCTGGCGCAGCGGACCCAGCCGTCGCGCGACCTGTCGGCGATGGACGGCTATGCGATCCGCTTCGGCGATATGCCGGGGCCGTGGACGGTGATTGGCGAAAGCGCCGCCGGGCGCCCTTTTCCCGAGACGGTCGAGGCCGGACAGGCGACGCGCATCTTCACCGGCGCCGCGCTGCCACCGGGCACCGACACGGTGCTGGTCCAGGAAGAAGCGGGGCGCGAGGACCGGACGCTGACCCTGACCGGCGAAGGCCCGGCGCATCGCGGGCGCAATGTCCGGCGGCGCGGGCTGGATTTTTCGCAGGGCGACCGGCTGATCGCCGCCGGGCAGCGGCTGACGCCCGCGCGGATCGCGGCGGCGGCGACCGGCGGCCATGGCACCCTGCCCGTCCGCCCGCGCGTCCGGATCGCGATCGCCGCGACCGGCGACGAACTCGTGCCCCCTGGACAGGGGGATGCCGACGCACTGCCGGAGTCGAACGGCGTGATGTTGGCCGCTTTGCTCGCCGACCTGCCCGTCGAGATCATCGACCTGGGCATATTGCCCGACAATCTGGAACGGCTGCGCGATGCCTTTGCTGGGGTCGCGGCCGATCTGCTGGTCACGACCGGCGGCGCATCGGTGGGGGACCATGATCTGGTCCAGCCCGCGCTGAAGGCGGCGGGCGGCAGCATCGATTTCTGGCGGATCGCGCTCCGCCCCGGCAAGCCGATGATGGCGGGGCGGCTGAACGACATGGTCGTGCTGGGCCTGCCCGGCAATCCGGTGTCGGCCTTCGTCACCGCGATCCTCTTCGTCAAGCCGCTGGTCGCGCATATGGCGGGCGCGGGCGATCCCTTCCCCAGCGCGATCCCCGCCATTCTGGGTGAGGATCTGCCCGCCAACGGTCCGCGCATCGACTATCTGCGCGCCGCGATGATCGACGGGCGCATCCATGCGGCGGCCATCCAGGACAGCTCGATGCTGCTGACCCTGGCGCGTTCGACATGCCTGGTGATCCGCCCGCCGCACGCGCCCCCGGCCCGTGCGGGCGACTCGGCGGAAATCCTGATGCTCGCTTGACGCAAGCCTTTCCGTTCCATATAAGTTCCACGTCTGTTCTGGACGGAGGATCGCGATGCTCACCGCAAAGCAGCATGAGCTTGTCTGCTTCATCAACGACCGTTTGCGGGAAACCGGCGTCTCGCCCTCCTTCGAGGAGATGAAGGAGGCGCTGGACCTCAAGTCCAAATCGGGTGTCCACCGCCTGATCTCCGCGCTGGAGGAACGCAACTTCATCCGCCGCCTGCCCAATCGCGCCCGCGCTTTGGAGGTGCTGCGGATGCCCGATCGGCCGGAAAAGCCGGTGGCCGCCGCCGCCAGCGCGGCCGATGCGCGCCCGCCCGCCGCGAAGCCGGTCGCCGAGCCCGCCAATGACGTGGTCGAGATTCCCCTGCACGGCCGTATCGCCGCAGGTGTCCCGATCGAGGCGTTCGAGGGCAGCTCGACCCTGGCCGTCCCCGCTGCCCTGCTCGGCACGGGCGAGCATTATGCGCTGGAGGTGTCGGGCGATTCGATGGTCGAGGCGGGTATCCTCGACGGCGACTATGCGCTGATCCGCCGCACCGACATTGCCCGCGACGGCCAGATCGTCGTTGCGCTGATCGACGAGGCGGAGGCGACGCTGAAATATTTCCGTCGCGAAGGCTCGATGATCCGGCTCGACCCCGCCAACCGCGCCTATGATCCGCAGCGTTACGCGCCCGCCCAGGTGCGGGTGCAGGGCAAGCTGTCGGGCATTCTGCGCCGCTACGATTGATAAGGGGGCGAGCGGGTCAGCGTCCACGCGCCTCGCTCGCCACGATCCAGGGGTGCCGGTCCCCCGGCATCCGCGCGGTTTCGGCCACGGGCCCCGACAGCTGGATCGTCACGCCGCCGCTGCGGCGCAAGGCGAGGGCATCGAGTTTCAACCAGCGCGGGCGACACGCCTCGGGCAGCCGCCGGTCGGCGATCATGATGTCGACGCGGTCGCACAGCGCGATCAGGCTGGCCCAGGGCAGCGCATAGCCGCTCCGGGTCGCCGCCACCCGCCAGACGCGCCCGTCCCGCATGATCCGGGTCAGGCAGATATCGGCGCCGCACCGCGCCTCCGCCTGGTCGACCAGCGCAAGCGGTGCATCGTCGCTGCCGCCGATTTCGGATAGCGCATTGCGGACATAATCCCCCGCCCGCTCCCGCAGCAGCGCCATGCCGCCGCCGGTGCGGATCGCGGCATGGCGACCGTCGCCGGTCACGATCAGGTCGGGCAAGGGCGCGGCCAGCATGGCGATCACGCCGATCGCCACGCCCGGCACGCCCAGCCATCGCCACCGCGTCCGCCACAGCGCCACCCAGAGTCCGCCAAGGATCGTCACGGCGAAAGCCCCGTTCGGCGCGACCGGCAGCGCCATCACCGCCCCCGGCATCGCCGCCACCTGCCGCGCCAGCCAGAGCAGCGCCCCCAGCGCATGGCCGAGCAGCCACCAAAAGGGCGCGCCCAGCCCCACGGGATCGAGCAGCAGCGCCAGCATCTCCAGCGGCATCGCGACAAAGGTCGTCCAGGGAATGGCGACGATATTGGCAAAGGCACCGTACAGCCCCGCCTTGTGGAAATGATAGATGGCGATCGGCATCAGCGCCGCCTCGACCACCAGCCCGGTGACGAGCAACGCCCCCAGCTGCCGCGCCGCCGACCAGCGCCAGTCGGGGTGCGGGCCGAACCAGCGCCGCATGGCGGGATGTTCGTGCAGCGCGACGATGGCGGTAATCGCCGCGAAGGACAGCTGGAAACTCGCCCCCATCAGGGCCTCGGGCCGGAAGAGCAGCACGATGAACGCCCCCGCCGCGACCAGCCGCAGCGTCATCGCCTCGCGTCCCAGCGCCAGCGCCGCCAGCACCAGCATGGCGGCGACACAGGACCGGATCGTCGGCACCTCCGCCCCCGTCAGCGCGGTATAGCCGATCGCCGCGACCGCGCCCGCCAGCGCCCCGACCAGCGGCAACCGCACGCGCAGCGCCAGCCATGGCCAGAGCGCGAGCAGCCGGATCGTCAGGACCATGACGATCCCGACCACCGCCGTGATGTGCAGCCCGCTGACCGACAGGAGATGCGCGAGACCCGCCCGACGCATCGCCTCGGCATCCGCCTCGCCAATACCGCCGACATCGCCGGTTGCGAGCGCGGCTGCGATACCGCCCGCACTCCCTTCGATCCGCGCGAAAATATGGGAAGACAGCCGCTGGCGAAGCCCCTCTCCCCGGCTCGATGGCCGCAAGACCTCGACCGGCGCGAAGCCGCGCCCCGTCGCGCCGATCCCCTGAAACCAGGCGGCACGGGCAAAGTCATGGCCGCCGCGCGCAATCGGTCCGGCGGGCGGCATGAGTCGCGCGCGCAGGCGGATGATCGCCCCACGCCCCAGACCGCCCGGGACATCCTCGATGGGCAGCGACACCCGGACATGGGGCGGCAGCATGATCGCCCGCCCGCGCCCGACGCTGGCCTCTAACGGTCGCAGCATCAGCCGCATCAGCCCGCGCGCCGCCAGCCGGTCGACGCCCTCCACCGCGCCCGTCATGGTCGCGAGCACCGGGCGGGCCAGGACCGGCGCCGCCACCGACTCGGCCCGCGCCCAGGCCAGCGCCGCGCCGCCGCCGACCAGCAGCGCAGCCATGCCGATAGCGCGCGTCACGCGGCCGCCCCCGGACAGGGTGAACGCCGCCAGCCCGACCCCGCCCGCCACACAGATCAGCGCCGCCCAGCCGCGCGGATCGGGCAGGACGAACCACAAGGCGATGCCCAGCCCCCAGGCCACCGGCATCCACAGCGCCAGCTGCGTCCGCTCGCGTTCCGCCCAAAGTTCCAACGCCGTCCAGCGCGGCATTTGGCGAGGGCCGCGCTTGATGCTAGGGGCTGCGGCGGCTGAATAGGCCATCGAAATTCATGATTGGGAGTATGCGCGGTTGAGCGCAACAGATGATATCGCCACCGGGTCGGCCGCCGGCGAAGTGGTCACCCGCTTCGCGCCCTCGCCGACCGGCTTCCTCCATATCGGCGGCGCGCGCACCGCGCTGTTCAACTGGCTGTTCGCCAAGGCGAATGGCGGCAAGTTCCTGCTGCGCATCGAGGATACCGACCGCGCCCGCTCGACCCAGCCTGCGATCGACGCGATCCTGGACGGGATGCGCTGGCTGGGCCTGGACTGGGACGGCGAGGCGGTGTTCCAGTTCGCCCGCGCCGACCGCCATGCCGAGGTGGCGCGCGAGATGATGGCCAAGGGCCATGCCTATCGCTGCTACATGACGCAGGACGAGATCGCCGCCCAGCGCGAGGCCGCGCAGGCCGCCAAGCAGCCCCTGCGCATCCGCTCGCCCTGGCGCGACGCCGATCCCGCGACCGCGCCCGAGGGCCAGCCCTTCGTCGTCCGCCTGCGCGCCCCGCGCGAAGGGGCGGTCACGATCGAGGACCGGGTGCAGGGCAGCGTCACCGTGCAGAATGCCGAGCTGGACGATCTGGTCCTGCTCCGTTCGGACGGCACGCCGACCTATATGCTGGCGGTGGTGGTCGACGACCATGACATGGGCGTGACCCATGTGATCCGCGGCGACGATCACCTCAACAACGCCTTCCGCCAGCTTCCCATCTACAAGGCGATGGGCTGGGCCGAACCGATCTATGCGCATATCCCGCTGATCCACGGATCGGACGGCGCCAAGCTGTCCAAGCGTCACGGCGCGGTCGGGATCGAGGCGTATCGCGACGAGATGGGCATCCTTCCGGAAGCACTCGACAATTATCTGCTCCGCCTGGGCTGGGGTCATGGCGATGCCGAGATCATCACGCGGGACGAAGCGGTGAAGTGGTTCGACCTCGCCGCCGTGGGCAAGGCGCCATCGCGCTTCGACCTGAAGAAGCTGGAAAATCTCAACGGCCATTATATCCGCGAGGCCGACGACGCGCGCCTCGCCGCGCTGACCGCGGGCCGCATGGGCGTGGAGGACGTCGCGCTGCTGACCGCCGCCATGCCCTCGCTGAAGCCGCGCGCCACCAATCTGAACGAATTGGCCGATGGCGCGCGGTTCCTTTTCGCGACCCGTCCGTTGACCATGGATGATGCCGCCGCCGGTCTTCTCGATGAAAAGGCACGGCACATTCTCTTTTCCGTACACACCGCGCTTGACGCGGTGCACAACTGGGATACGGAGCTTTTGGAAGACGCGGTACGCAAGGTGGCCGAGGCAGAGGGCGTCAAGCTCGGCCAGGTCGCTCAGCCGCTCCGCGCTGCCTTGACCGGACGCAAGACGTCACCGGGGATCTTCGACGTGCTCAGCCTGTTGGGCCGTGAGGAAAGCCTGGGTCGGATCGCGGACCAGATGACCGCAGATAGGAAGGATAATTGAGCATGAGCGACACCGCGAAATTCAACATCGCAGGCAAAGAGTTCGACTATCCGGTCATGTCGGGTTCGATCGGCCCGGACGTGGTCGATATCCGCAAGCTCTATGCGCAGACCGGCGCGTTCACCTATGACCCCGGCTTCACCTCGACCGCCTCGTGCCGGTCGGAGCTGACCTATATCGACGGCGACGAGGGCGTGCTGCTCCATCGCGGCTATCCGATCGGCGAGCTGGCCGAGAATAGCAGCTTCATGGAAGTCGCCTATCTGCTGCTGAACGGCGAACTGCCGAACCAGGACGAGCTGTCGGGCTTCACCAACACCATCACGCGCCACACCATGGTGCATGAGCAGCTGGCGGCGTTCTTCCGTGGCTTCCGCCGCGACGCGCACCCGATGGCGATCATGTGCGGCGTGGTCGGCGCGCTGTCGGCCTTCTATCACGACTCGACCGACATCCATGACCCGGTGCAGCGCACCATCGCCTCGCACCGCCTGATCGCCAAGATTCCGACGATCGCGGCGATGGCGTACAAGTACAGCGTGGGCCAGCCCTTCCTGTACCCGGACAACTCGCTGTCCTACACCGGCAACTTCCTGCGCATGACCTTCGGCGTCCCCGCCGAGCCCTATGAAGTGAACCCGGCCGTCGAAAAGGCGATGGACCGCATCTTCATCCTGCACGCCGATCACGAGCAGAACGCCTCGACCTCGACCGTTCGTCTGGCGGGCTCGTCGGGCGCCAATCCGTTCGCCTGCATCGCGGCGGGTATCGCCTGCCTCTGGGGTCCGGCGCATGGCGGCGCGAACGAAGCCGCGCTCAACATGCTGCGCGAGATCGGCACGCCCGATCGCATCCCCGAGTTCATCGCGCGCGCCAAGGACAAGAACGATCCGTTCCGCCTGATGGGCTTCGGTCACCGCGTGTACAAGAATTACGACCCGCGCGCGACCGTGATGCAGAAGACCGTGCGCGAAGTGTTCGACGCGCTGAAGGTCAATGATCCGCTGTTCGAGACGGCGCTCCGCCTCGAAGAGATCGCGCTGAGCGACGATTATTTCGTCGAGAAGAAGCTGTTCCCGAACGTCGACTTCTATTCGGGCGTGATCCTGTCGGCGATCGGCTTCCCGACCGAGATGTTCACCGTTCTGTTCGCGCTCGCCCGCACCGTCGGCTGGGTCGCGCAGTGGAACGAGATGATCACCGACCCCGACCAGAAGATCGGCCGTCCGCGTCAGCTGTACACCGGCCCGACGCAGCGTTCGTACGTTCCGGTCGAGCAGCGCTAAGCCATGAACCGGTTCCGGCCGATCCTGATCGCCATCGGTGTCATGCTGACGCTGACCGGGCTTTTATGGATCGGTCAGGGGCTGGGCTATATCCACTGGCCCGAACAGAGCTTCATGCTCGGCCAGGGCCAGTGGGCCGATCGCGGGGCCTTTGTCGCGGTGGCGGGATTGCTGATGATCCTGATCGCGCGAAGGCTGCCCCGGCGGCGGCGCTGAACGGATCGCGACGACAGGAAAAGGGCTCCTTCGGGAGCCCTTTTTATTGGGCGCGCAGCCCGAAGGTGAAGGTCGCGCCCTCGCCCGGCACGCTCTCGACGCTCAGATCGCCCCCCATCGCGCGCGCCAGACGGCGCGCGATGTAGAGGCCCAGGCCGTTGCCGCCGGGCTCGGACGGGTCGACCCGCTCGAACTTCTCGAAGATGCGCCGCTGATCCTCGGGGGCGATCCCCTTGCCCTGGTCGGTGACGCGGACCAGCGCCCATTCCTCCTCGCGCGTGACGCCGATGACCACCTCGCCGCCTTCCGGCGAATAGCGCAGCGCGTTGCCGATCAGGTTGATCAGGATCTGGAGCGAACGGCCGAAATCGCCGGTCGCGGGCATGGTCTCCGCCGGATCGGGGCGGCGCACCCGGACCCCCGCCGCATCGGCGCGAACCGCGAGCAGCCCGGCCGCCCGGCGGGCGACGTCGGCCAGGTCCATCGGCGTGGCGGGCAGCGTGAAATCGGGCTGCTCGACCGCCTGCAACTCGACCAGATTGTCGACCAGCCCGAGCAGATGCCGACCGGCATGCGCGATATCGCTGGCATATTCGGCATAATCGGCCGCGATCGGCCCGTCCGCCCGTGCGGCGATGCTGTCGGCATTGGCGACGATCCGCGCCAGCGGCGTACGCAGCGCTCGGTCCAGCCCGGCGGTGAAGCTCTCGGTCAGCGGCGGATCGCCCAGCATGGCGGCCGGATCCTCGTCCCCACCCTCCGGATCGACCAGATAGGTCGCGCCGATCAGCCCCGCTATGCCGCCCATCCCGTCATGGCGCACCGCCGCCGACAGCCGGACCGCCGCATCGGTCGGCACCAGCCGCGCGCCCCGTCCGTCGAGCGGGGCCGCCTCGTTGAACAGCCCCGCCTCGCCGGTATCGAAGGCGAACAGCGCGCTGAGCGGACGCCCCAGCAGCGCGGTGGCGTCGATGCCATGATGCAGGCCGGCTTCGGGCGAAAGGAATGTCAGGCGCAGCGCGGCGTCGGTTTCCCAGCGGAAGTCGGCACCCGCCGTCGCATAATCGGGAGGCGTCGCGCGCGGCTTCCACGCCGCCCGGTCGCGCCAGCCACTGACGCTCAGCCGGATCTGCCCCGTCTCTGGCCGGGCCTGGACCCAGAGGTCGAGATCGCCCTCGTCATCGGCAACGACGACCCGGCGCGACACCGCCACGCCCAGCCGCCGTGCGAGTCGGGCGATCCGCGCGATCGGCGCCACCGCCAGCCGGTCGGACGAGTCGCCGCCCGCGCGGATGTGCAACAGCTCGATCGGCGGGTCGGCCGACAGGATACGGTCGCTGCCGTCCAGGATGGCCCGCGCCACCATCGATTCGCCGGGGCCGCTCATCGCGATCACCGGCGGACAGCCCCGTCCAGTCGGTCGATCGCATCGCGAAACCCGCGCGGCAGGGTCAACGGGGCGAGCGCACGCCTGGCATCCTCGACCGTGACCGTCATGATCGCGTCCAGCGCGTCGGCGAACCCCTCGATATCGCGGGCGCCATCCGCCTCGCTCAGCGCCAGCCCGATCCGGCCCAGCGTCGCCCGGTTCATGTCGAGCGCACGCAGCACCAGCCACAGGCGATCCCCCTCCGGCTCCAGCACGATGTCGCGCATATCGGCATCGTCGATGCCGGTCCCGCGCGCGAGAAAGGCGATGAACAAGCCCAGTTGCCGGTCGGA
This genomic interval carries:
- the glp gene encoding gephyrin-like molybdotransferase Glp: MTAILLPVAEAQQRLLALAPDRPVIELALRDAAGRWAARDVLAQRTQPSRDLSAMDGYAIRFGDMPGPWTVIGESAAGRPFPETVEAGQATRIFTGAALPPGTDTVLVQEEAGREDRTLTLTGEGPAHRGRNVRRRGLDFSQGDRLIAAGQRLTPARIAAAATGGHGTLPVRPRVRIAIAATGDELVPPGQGDADALPESNGVMLAALLADLPVEIIDLGILPDNLERLRDAFAGVAADLLVTTGGASVGDHDLVQPALKAAGGSIDFWRIALRPGKPMMAGRLNDMVVLGLPGNPVSAFVTAILFVKPLVAHMAGAGDPFPSAIPAILGEDLPANGPRIDYLRAAMIDGRIHAAAIQDSSMLLTLARSTCLVIRPPHAPPARAGDSAEILMLA
- the lexA gene encoding transcriptional repressor LexA; protein product: MLTAKQHELVCFINDRLRETGVSPSFEEMKEALDLKSKSGVHRLISALEERNFIRRLPNRARALEVLRMPDRPEKPVAAAASAADARPPAAKPVAEPANDVVEIPLHGRIAAGVPIEAFEGSSTLAVPAALLGTGEHYALEVSGDSMVEAGILDGDYALIRRTDIARDGQIVVALIDEAEATLKYFRREGSMIRLDPANRAYDPQRYAPAQVRVQGKLSGILRRYD
- a CDS encoding ComEC/Rec2 family competence protein, yielding MPRWTALELWAERERTQLALWMPVAWGLGIALWFVLPDPRGWAALICVAGGVGLAAFTLSGGGRVTRAIGMAALLVGGGAALAWARAESVAAPVLARPVLATMTGAVEGVDRLAARGLMRLMLRPLEASVGRGRAIMLPPHVRVSLPIEDVPGGLGRGAIIRLRARLMPPAGPIARGGHDFARAAWFQGIGATGRGFAPVEVLRPSSRGEGLRQRLSSHIFARIEGSAGGIAAALATGDVGGIGEADAEAMRRAGLAHLLSVSGLHITAVVGIVMVLTIRLLALWPWLALRVRLPLVGALAGAVAAIGYTALTGAEVPTIRSCVAAMLVLAALALGREAMTLRLVAAGAFIVLLFRPEALMGASFQLSFAAITAIVALHEHPAMRRWFGPHPDWRWSAARQLGALLVTGLVVEAALMPIAIYHFHKAGLYGAFANIVAIPWTTFVAMPLEMLALLLDPVGLGAPFWWLLGHALGALLWLARQVAAMPGAVMALPVAPNGAFAVTILGGLWVALWRTRWRWLGVPGVAIGVIAMLAAPLPDLIVTGDGRHAAIRTGGGMALLRERAGDYVRNALSEIGGSDDAPLALVDQAEARCGADICLTRIMRDGRVWRVAATRSGYALPWASLIALCDRVDIMIADRRLPEACRPRWLKLDALALRRSGGVTIQLSGPVAETARMPGDRHPWIVASEARGR
- the gltX gene encoding glutamate--tRNA ligase; translated protein: MSATDDIATGSAAGEVVTRFAPSPTGFLHIGGARTALFNWLFAKANGGKFLLRIEDTDRARSTQPAIDAILDGMRWLGLDWDGEAVFQFARADRHAEVAREMMAKGHAYRCYMTQDEIAAQREAAQAAKQPLRIRSPWRDADPATAPEGQPFVVRLRAPREGAVTIEDRVQGSVTVQNAELDDLVLLRSDGTPTYMLAVVVDDHDMGVTHVIRGDDHLNNAFRQLPIYKAMGWAEPIYAHIPLIHGSDGAKLSKRHGAVGIEAYRDEMGILPEALDNYLLRLGWGHGDAEIITRDEAVKWFDLAAVGKAPSRFDLKKLENLNGHYIREADDARLAALTAGRMGVEDVALLTAAMPSLKPRATNLNELADGARFLFATRPLTMDDAAAGLLDEKARHILFSVHTALDAVHNWDTELLEDAVRKVAEAEGVKLGQVAQPLRAALTGRKTSPGIFDVLSLLGREESLGRIADQMTADRKDN
- a CDS encoding citrate synthase gives rise to the protein MSDTAKFNIAGKEFDYPVMSGSIGPDVVDIRKLYAQTGAFTYDPGFTSTASCRSELTYIDGDEGVLLHRGYPIGELAENSSFMEVAYLLLNGELPNQDELSGFTNTITRHTMVHEQLAAFFRGFRRDAHPMAIMCGVVGALSAFYHDSTDIHDPVQRTIASHRLIAKIPTIAAMAYKYSVGQPFLYPDNSLSYTGNFLRMTFGVPAEPYEVNPAVEKAMDRIFILHADHEQNASTSTVRLAGSSGANPFACIAAGIACLWGPAHGGANEAALNMLREIGTPDRIPEFIARAKDKNDPFRLMGFGHRVYKNYDPRATVMQKTVREVFDALKVNDPLFETALRLEEIALSDDYFVEKKLFPNVDFYSGVILSAIGFPTEMFTVLFALARTVGWVAQWNEMITDPDQKIGRPRQLYTGPTQRSYVPVEQR
- a CDS encoding sensor histidine kinase KdpD, encoding MSGPGESMVARAILDGSDRILSADPPIELLHIRAGGDSSDRLAVAPIARIARLARRLGVAVSRRVVVADDEGDLDLWVQARPETGQIRLSVSGWRDRAAWKPRATPPDYATAGADFRWETDAALRLTFLSPEAGLHHGIDATALLGRPLSALFAFDTGEAGLFNEAAPLDGRGARLVPTDAAVRLSAAVRHDGMGGIAGLIGATYLVDPEGGDEDPAAMLGDPPLTESFTAGLDRALRTPLARIVANADSIAARADGPIAADYAEYASDIAHAGRHLLGLVDNLVELQAVEQPDFTLPATPMDLADVARRAAGLLAVRADAAGVRVRRPDPAETMPATGDFGRSLQILINLIGNALRYSPEGGEVVIGVTREEEWALVRVTDQGKGIAPEDQRRIFEKFERVDPSEPGGNGLGLYIARRLARAMGGDLSVESVPGEGATFTFGLRAQ